Proteins encoded by one window of Acidipropionibacterium virtanenii:
- a CDS encoding ABC transporter ATP-binding protein — MTLTGAPSRAARHQGVEPILSVRDVTRYYPLTSGVIRHTVGHVKAVDGVSFDLFPGETLGIVGESGCGKSTLGRLLVSLEAPTTGSIRFQGQEITNLKGSAMRKLRRDIQIVFQDPYTSLDPRKTVGDIIAEPFKIHPEVVPAGRRRDRVKELLDLVGLNPEHINRYPHEFSGGQRQRIGIARGIALNPKVLVCDEPVSALDVSVQAQVVNLLVKLQHELDLAYVFIAHDLSVVRHISDRVGVMYLGRFMEMGDEEQIYDRSTHPYTQALMSAVPVPDPQARETRELIVLQGDVPSPANPPSGCRFHTRCWRAQPECATTDPELIRRDDGAGGHDSACIFAELFSQAAEEITGADQHG, encoded by the coding sequence TCCTGTCGGTGCGCGACGTCACCAGGTACTACCCGCTGACCAGTGGCGTCATCCGTCACACGGTGGGCCATGTCAAGGCAGTCGACGGGGTCTCCTTCGACCTCTTCCCCGGTGAGACGCTGGGGATCGTCGGCGAGTCCGGATGCGGCAAGTCGACCCTGGGGCGCCTGCTGGTGAGCCTGGAGGCGCCGACCACCGGGTCGATCAGGTTCCAGGGCCAGGAGATCACCAATCTCAAGGGCTCGGCCATGCGCAAGCTCCGTCGTGACATCCAGATCGTCTTCCAGGATCCGTACACCTCCCTGGATCCCCGCAAGACGGTCGGCGACATCATCGCCGAACCGTTCAAGATCCATCCGGAGGTCGTGCCGGCCGGTCGGCGCCGGGACCGGGTCAAGGAGCTGCTCGACCTGGTGGGCCTCAACCCCGAGCACATCAACCGGTACCCCCACGAGTTCTCCGGTGGTCAGCGCCAGCGCATCGGCATCGCCCGTGGCATCGCCCTGAACCCGAAGGTGCTGGTGTGCGACGAGCCCGTCTCGGCGCTGGACGTCTCGGTGCAGGCGCAGGTGGTGAACCTGCTGGTCAAGCTGCAGCATGAGCTCGATCTGGCCTATGTGTTCATCGCCCACGACCTGTCGGTGGTGCGCCACATCTCCGACCGGGTGGGTGTGATGTACCTGGGCAGGTTCATGGAGATGGGAGACGAGGAACAGATCTACGACCGGTCGACACACCCCTACACCCAGGCGCTCATGTCGGCGGTGCCGGTGCCCGACCCGCAGGCCCGCGAGACGCGGGAACTCATCGTCCTGCAGGGCGATGTGCCCTCCCCGGCGAATCCGCCGTCGGGGTGCCGCTTCCACACCCGGTGCTGGCGGGCTCAGCCCGAGTGCGCCACCACCGATCCGGAGCTGATCCGCCGTGATGACGGCGCCGGCGGCCACGACTCGGCATGCATCTTCGCCGAGCTCTTCTCGCAGGCGGCCGAGGAGATCACCGGGGCCGACCAGCACGGCTGA